Within Synergistaceae bacterium, the genomic segment TGATTCATTTGGAACTGTATTTAATCCGTTTTTTGCGCTTGGTGTAAAACAATTATGCGAGATAGATTTACGCTATTTTACAGGCAGTGTGAAAAGCATTATCAAATCCGAACGCCCTGACATGGTCATTATTACGTATTATACAACTCAACCGGGAATATCATCTATATATAAGAACAACAAACTTTTTGATTTCAGATAATAAAATTTCTCCCCGACTCGGACTCGCTCTGAATTCGGGGATTTATTTATTTTCACGCACCGTAAACTAAATTAGGCAGCCACAGCACAGTTTCAGGAAAAAATATCATGAATGCTACTACTAAGATCACGGCCAAATAAAACGCTATTCCATATCTGAATGTCTCCTGAATCGAACAGCCCATTATGTCGCTCACTGCATATAAACCCGTCCCGACCGGAGGAGTCATTACTCCAAATGTTACAGTAGTCATCATAATCATGCCGAACACAACAGGATCGACTCCGACTCTTTGCATGACAGGCAATAAAATCGGCGTTAAAATCAAAGCTATTACAGTCGTCTCCATAAAGCACCCGCATAAAAGCAAGAATAACACGACTAAGAATAATAGCAGCGTAGAATTATTTGTAACTGACACGAGAGCCGACGCAATTGTCGTTGTCAAATTATCGAATACTATTCCATAGCCGAAAACTCCGGAAAAACATAATATAATAGTAATCACTGTAATATCTTTAACGGAATCTTTCAGCGTCTGAATCAAAACCGGCCAAGTGAGTTCACGATATATAACAGTCCCGACAAAAATAGCATATGCACAAGCAAACGCACCGGACTCAGACGGACTCATTATGCCGAATCTAATCAAGACTATTAGCAAAACAGGAAATAACAACGCCCATATTGACGCAACTACTTCACGCAAAATTTCTCGTAATGAAGCG encodes:
- a CDS encoding TRAP transporter large permease produces the protein MSTAIIIFLVFLVLGMPVAFAIGISGFAFFIMKSLPMSILVQKSISTTQSFTMLAIPLFILAGNLMNATGITRRLMRLANVLTGHMYGNIGQVSCVLSTLMGGVSGSAVADAAMETRILGPEMLRLGYARGWAAAVNGLSGLIVATIPPSMGLIIYGTVGEVSIGRLFMAGWVPGLLMMTLLMIATSLSARRLGYKPEHDKPASLREILREVVASIWALLFPVLLIVLIRFGIMSPSESGAFACAYAIFVGTVIYRELTWPVLIQTLKDSVKDITVITIILCFSGVFGYGIVFDNLTTTIASALVSVTNNSTLLLFLVVLFLLLCGCFMETTVIALILTPILLPVMQRVGVDPVVFGMIMMTTVTFGVMTPPVGTGLYAVSDIMGCSIQETFRYGIAFYLAVILVVAFMIFFPETVLWLPNLVYGA